From a region of the Procambarus clarkii isolate CNS0578487 chromosome 18, FALCON_Pclarkii_2.0, whole genome shotgun sequence genome:
- the LOC138366022 gene encoding probable basic-leucine zipper transcription factor K: MGDIRSSRTRHMPYEQQEWEQDEYRQQQQSEEGTEVRQQQQSEEGTEVRQQQQSEEGTEVRQQQQSEEGTEVRQQQQSEEGTEVRQQQQSEEGTEVRQQQQSEEGTEVRQQQQSEEGTEVRQQQQSEEEE, from the coding sequence ATGGGTGACATCAGGAGCTCAAGGACCAGGCACATGCCTTACGAACAGCAGGAGTGGGAGCAAGATGAATACCGTCAGCAGCAACAGAGCGAGGAAGGAACAGAGGTCCGTCAGCAGCAACAGAGCGAGGAAGGAACAGAGGTCCGTCAGCAGCAACAGAGTGAAGAAGGAACAGAGGTCCGTCAGCAGCAACAGAGTGAAGAAGGAACAGAGGTCCGTCAGCAGCAACAGAGTGAAGAAGGAACAGAGGTCCGTCAGCAGCAACAGAGTGAAGAAGGAACAGAGGTCCGGCAGCAGCAACAGAGTGAAGAAGGAACAGAGGTCCGTCAGCAGCAACAGAGTGAAGAAGGAACAGAGGTCCGGCAGCAGCAACAGAGCGAGGAAGAAGAATAG
- the LOC138366023 gene encoding uncharacterized protein encodes MSCPSLSLFYNASTSAAPATGSPCHRQSLPPAVPATGSPCHRQSLPPAAPATGSPCHRQPLPPAAPATGSPCHRQSLPPAVPATGSPCHRQPLPPQPLPPQPLPPQPLPPAVPATAAPATAAPATGSPCHRQPLPPAAPATGSPCHRQPLPPQPLPPAAPATAAPATGSPCHRSPCHRQPLPPAAPATGSPCHRQPLPPAAPATGSPCHRQPLPPAAPATAAPATGSPCHRSPCHRQPLPPQPLPPQPLPPAAPATGSPCHRQPLPPQPLPPAAPATAAPATGSPCHRQPLPPAAPATGSPCHRQPLPPAAPATGSPCHRQPLPPAAPATGSPCHRQPLPPQPLPPAAPATGSPCHRQPLPPAAPATGSPCHRQPLPPAAPATGSPCHRQPLPLAAPATAAPATGSPCHRSPCHWQPLPPQPLPPQPLPPAAPATGSPCHRQPLPLAAPATAAPATGSPCHRSPCHWQPLHDCLCHFQ; translated from the coding sequence ATGAGctgcccatctctctctctcttctacaaCGCCTCAACATCCGCAGCCCCTGCCACCGGCAGTCCCTGCCACCGGCAGTCCCTGCCACCGGCAGTCCCTGCCACCGGCAGTCCCTGCCACCGGCAGTCCCTGCCACCGGCAGCCCCTGCCACCGGCAGCCCCTGCCACCGGCAGCCCCTGCCACCGGCAGCCCCTGCCACCGGCAGTCCCTGCCACCGGCAGTCCCTGCCACCGGCAGTCCCTGCCACCGGCAGCCCCTGCCACCGGCAGCCCCTGCCACCGCAGCCCCTGCCACCGCAGCCCCTGCCACCGCAGCCCCTGCCACCGGCAGTCCCTGCCACCGCAGCCCCTGCCACCGCAGCCCCTGCCACCGGCAGCCCCTGCCACCGGCAGCCCCTGCCACCGGCAGCCCCTGCCACCGGCAGCCCCTGCCACCGGCAGCCCCTGCCACCGCAGCCCCTGCCACCGGCAGCCCCTGCCACCGCAGCCCCTGCCACCGGCAGCCCCTGCCACCGCAGCCCCTGCCACCGGCAGCCCCTGCCACCGGCAGCCCCTGCCACCGGCAGCCCCTGCCACCGGCAGCCCCTGCCACCGGCAGCCCCTGCCACCGGCAGCCCCTGCCACCGGCAGCCCCTGCCACCGGCAGCCCCTGCCACCGCAGCCCCTGCCACCGGCAGCCCCTGCCACCGCAGCCCCTGCCACCGGCAGCCCCTGCCACCGCAGCCCCTGCCACCGCAGCCCCTGCCACCGGCAGCCCCTGCCACCGGCAGCCCCTGCCACCGGCAGCCCCTGCCACCGCAGCCCCTGCCACCGGCAGCCCCTGCCACCGCAGCCCCTGCCACCGGCAGCCCCTGCCACCGGCAGCCCCTGCCACCGGCAGCCCCTGCCACCGGCAGCCCCTGCCACCGGCAGCCCCTGCCACCGGCAGCCCCTGCCACCGGCAGCCCCTGCCACCGGCAGCCCCTGCCACCGGCAGCCCCTGCCACCGGCAGCCCCTGCCACCGGCAGCCCCTGCCACCGCAGCCCCTGCCACCGGCAGCCCCTGCCACCGGCAGCCCCTGCCACCGGCAGCCCCTGCCACCGGCAGCCCCTGCCACCGGCAGCCCCTGCCACCGGCAGCCCCTGCCACCGGCAGCCCCTGCCACCGGCAGCCCCTGCCACCGGCAGCCCCTGCCACTGGCAGCCCCTGCCACCGCAGCCCCTGCCACTGGCAGCCCCTGCCACCGCAGCCCCTGCCACTGGCAGCCCCTGCCACCGCAGCCCCTGCCACCGCAGCCCCTGCCACCGGCAGCCCCTGCCACCGGCAGCCCCTGCCACCGGCAGCCCCTGCCACTGGCAGCCCCTGCCACCGCAGCCCCTGCCACTGGCAGCCCCTGCCACCGCAGCCCCTGCCACTGGCAGCCCCTCCACGACTGCCTCTGCCATTTTCAGTGA